A window of Streptomyces sp. Je 1-332 genomic DNA:
CAGCTGCCGGGGAACCCGCTGCCGGACGGCTGGTCGGACCCTGAGGTGCGCGCCGCGGTCCCGTACGACGAGGTGGCGGGGCGCCTTGCCATTCCGGGGCTGCTCGCCGTGGCCATGGCGTGCGGCAGGACACTGTGGCGCCACCGCCGGGTGCGCCGCGGCGCCCACCGGGCCCTCGCCGGTCTTCCCGGCACCGCCGTGGCCGTCCTGCCCGACGACGTGCCCTACGCGTACGCGTTGCCCGGCGGCGCCCGCGAACGGGTCGTGGTCACCACCGCCCTGCTGGACTGCCTCGAACCCGCCGAGCGGCGCGCCCTGTTCGCGCACGAGCGCGCCCACCTCGCGACCCGGCACCACCGCCACCTCCTCGCCGTGCAACTGGCCGCGCGCACCAATCCGTTCCTGCGTCCGCTGCGTACCACCGTGTCCTACACGACCGAGCGCTGGGCGGACGAGGACGCGGCCCGTGCCGTCGGCGACCGCAGGACCGTCGCCCGCGCGATCGGCAAGGCGGCGCTCCACTCCCGGGGCGCCCCGGCCCCGACCCTGGCCGGGCTCGCCGCTCCCGGGCCCGTGCCCCGCAGGGTCGCGGCACTCCTCGGCCCGGCTCCCACGGC
This region includes:
- a CDS encoding M56 family metallopeptidase: MGMFVLLPLVLPLTAWPVARLAEQRLHPRTATRLLTTVAAVMALASTLCLGLLMVVGTAQLPGNPLPDGWSDPEVRAAVPYDEVAGRLAIPGLLAVAMACGRTLWRHRRVRRGAHRALAGLPGTAVAVLPDDVPYAYALPGGARERVVVTTALLDCLEPAERRALFAHERAHLATRHHRHLLAVQLAARTNPFLRPLRTTVSYTTERWADEDAARAVGDRRTVARAIGKAALHSRGAPAPTLAGLAAPGPVPRRVAALLGPAPTAHSWPSLFTAVGLAAWAAAAGAAVSVMSSANSAVTMVLILRAATPL